A stretch of Aureispira sp. CCB-E DNA encodes these proteins:
- a CDS encoding OmpH family outer membrane protein: protein MKLSTVLQILFAITITSWMLWLTIGSATQPKVAYVHSEYLFEKYLGTIESYKTLEAKNQQWGTNLDSLSKSYRATFASYETKQEALDEKEKEALGYKLRQQEAAFNNYHQSVEKMKLEEDQKLTQAVIKQMDAYLKEYALENGYDLIIGAGGTSSLVYGGENYDVTESALTFINKKYRGE from the coding sequence ATGAAATTATCCACAGTATTGCAAATACTATTTGCAATAACTATAACATCATGGATGTTATGGTTAACTATTGGAAGTGCAACTCAACCTAAAGTTGCCTATGTTCACTCAGAATATCTTTTTGAAAAGTATCTAGGAACAATAGAATCATACAAGACATTAGAAGCCAAAAATCAACAATGGGGGACTAATTTGGATTCTCTATCCAAATCTTACCGAGCAACATTTGCTAGTTACGAGACCAAGCAAGAAGCACTAGACGAAAAAGAAAAAGAGGCACTAGGGTACAAACTCCGTCAACAAGAAGCCGCCTTTAATAATTATCATCAATCGGTAGAAAAGATGAAATTAGAGGAAGACCAAAAATTGACGCAAGCGGTCATTAAACAGATGGATGCTTATTTAAAAGAGTATGCTCTAGAGAATGGTTACGATCTGATTATTGGAGCAGGAGGGACGAGTAGCTTGGTCTATGGAGGTGAAAATTATGATGTAACTGAAAGTGCTTTAACCTTCATAAATAAAAAATATCGTGGTGAATAA
- a CDS encoding branched-chain amino acid aminotransferase, which yields MKYPVKVQLVEKSRREGLDIENLPFGKTFSDHMFVADYIDGEWQNCQLVPYGDISFAPSMMALHYGQSVFEGMKANISTQTGEPVLFRAKKHAQRFNKSSERLRMPAVPEELFLEAVNSLTVIDKNWIPQSAGSALYIRPFIFASDESLGVRASTNYKFIVFTGPVGPYYPKPVRILVAQKYVRAFPGGVGFAKAAGNYAATLKPAEIAKEEGFDQILWLDGLEFKYLQECGTMNIFAVIGDTVLTPPTTDSILDGVTRDSIITLLKEMGIKVEVRPISIDELIEAHKAGELKEMFGSGTAAVVSHVADISYQDVVYDLPAIEDRKIGPMIKEKLTDIKENTVEENHDWVTPAVSTILEKV from the coding sequence ATGAAATACCCAGTAAAAGTGCAGTTGGTCGAAAAGTCTAGAAGAGAAGGCTTGGATATTGAAAACCTCCCCTTTGGCAAAACATTCTCTGATCACATGTTTGTGGCCGATTATATAGATGGCGAGTGGCAAAATTGTCAACTTGTTCCTTATGGTGATATCTCCTTTGCCCCTTCCATGATGGCTTTGCACTATGGGCAGTCGGTATTTGAAGGAATGAAAGCTAATATTAGCACTCAAACAGGCGAACCTGTTTTATTTCGCGCCAAAAAACACGCACAGCGTTTCAACAAATCAAGCGAACGTTTGAGAATGCCTGCTGTTCCTGAAGAATTATTCTTAGAGGCAGTTAATTCTTTGACAGTTATTGACAAAAATTGGATTCCTCAATCTGCTGGTAGTGCCTTGTACATTCGTCCATTTATTTTTGCTTCAGATGAATCGCTAGGGGTACGTGCTTCAACAAACTATAAGTTTATTGTTTTCACAGGTCCTGTAGGGCCTTACTATCCAAAACCTGTACGTATCTTAGTTGCTCAAAAATATGTTCGTGCATTTCCTGGTGGAGTTGGTTTTGCTAAAGCAGCTGGTAACTATGCCGCTACACTTAAACCTGCTGAAATTGCTAAAGAAGAAGGTTTTGATCAAATTTTATGGTTAGATGGATTAGAGTTTAAATACTTGCAAGAATGTGGTACGATGAACATCTTTGCTGTAATTGGTGATACAGTATTAACTCCTCCTACAACAGATTCAATTCTAGATGGAGTAACTCGTGATAGCATCATTACTTTGTTAAAAGAAATGGGCATCAAAGTAGAAGTTCGTCCTATTAGCATTGATGAATTGATTGAAGCACATAAAGCTGGCGAACTAAAAGAAATGTTTGGTAGTGGAACAGCTGCTGTTGTTTCTCATGTTGCTGATATTTCTTATCAAGATGTTGTTTATGACTTGCCAGCTATAGAAGATCGCAAGATTGGTCCAATGATCAAAGAAAAACTAACAGATATCAAAGAAAATACAGTTGAAGAAAACCACGATTGGGTAACTCCTGCTGTTTCTACTATTTTAGAAAAAGTATAA
- a CDS encoding DUF4377 domain-containing protein translates to MSMKQMPMYVLMLWSILLMSCQKTSENFNNEIPEGTNFRVNYYTEDCVGEAVQTCLLVQQGSLIGSNNWEYFYSEIDGFTYEEGYVYNLNVKQTAIANPPMDGSSITYTLVEVLSKEER, encoded by the coding sequence ATGAGCATGAAGCAAATGCCTATGTATGTGTTGATGTTATGGAGTATACTTTTGATGTCTTGCCAAAAAACGTCTGAGAATTTTAATAATGAAATTCCTGAAGGAACTAACTTTAGAGTAAATTATTACACAGAAGATTGTGTGGGAGAGGCGGTTCAAACCTGTTTATTAGTTCAACAAGGAAGCTTGATTGGTAGTAACAATTGGGAATATTTTTACAGTGAAATAGATGGATTTACCTACGAAGAGGGGTATGTTTATAATCTTAATGTAAAACAAACGGCTATTGCTAATCCACCCATGGATGGTTCTAGTATAACGTACACCTTGGTAGAGGTATTGTCGAAAGAAGAACGATAA
- a CDS encoding short-chain fatty acid transporter has product MSFADKFVRTAQRVLPSPFTIAILLTAFTVILALLLTESKTNQWHLLEILFYWEAGFFDFLKFAMQMMLILVLGHVLALTRPANKLINSLVRHCTTTARAAFIVTFISILVAFLNWGLALILGAIFARKVGEHASQHNISINYPLIGAAGYAGLMVWHGGLSGSAPLKVAEEGHKFVAQIGLIPFSDTIFSTMNLVCMILLLTILPLAMYWMGKRVKSTPLHLTETSSSSTSTNETSLTGAERLDYSPILSTALGLIIVFIGFYKVLIAPLTQGQGFDWSFSFINPNYIIFMLFGFAILLHGSFFKFNQAVSEGIGGSAGIMIQFPFYAGIMGIMIGSGLVDVFSNAFTEVSTTTTFPIFTFFSAGLVNIFVPSGGGQWLVQGPILIEASQQLHVPIEKSIMALCYGDQITNMLQPFWALPLLGITGLKAKEILPYTVFLLLIGVVIFCSILILF; this is encoded by the coding sequence ATGAGTTTTGCAGACAAATTTGTTCGTACCGCACAACGTGTTTTACCTTCTCCATTTACAATAGCAATTCTATTAACCGCCTTCACGGTTATTTTAGCCTTGTTATTAACAGAATCAAAAACCAACCAATGGCATCTACTTGAAATTCTTTTTTATTGGGAAGCAGGCTTTTTTGATTTCTTAAAATTTGCGATGCAAATGATGCTAATTTTGGTATTGGGACACGTATTAGCATTAACACGCCCTGCCAACAAACTGATTAATAGCTTAGTTAGGCATTGTACGACAACCGCACGAGCAGCTTTTATTGTAACTTTTATCAGTATTTTAGTCGCTTTTTTGAATTGGGGATTAGCCCTCATTTTAGGAGCTATCTTTGCCCGAAAAGTAGGCGAACACGCCTCTCAACATAATATTTCCATTAACTATCCACTTATTGGGGCAGCAGGTTATGCGGGTTTAATGGTCTGGCATGGCGGTTTATCTGGTTCAGCCCCTCTAAAAGTTGCCGAAGAAGGTCACAAATTCGTTGCACAAATTGGATTAATTCCTTTTAGCGATACCATCTTTTCGACAATGAACTTGGTATGTATGATTCTATTGCTTACCATTCTTCCTTTAGCTATGTATTGGATGGGGAAACGGGTTAAAAGTACACCTCTACACCTAACTGAAACATCTTCATCTTCGACATCAACTAATGAAACTTCACTTACTGGCGCAGAACGGCTAGACTATTCTCCCATTCTTTCTACTGCTTTAGGGCTGATTATCGTTTTTATTGGTTTTTATAAAGTTCTAATTGCCCCATTAACACAAGGACAAGGATTTGACTGGAGTTTTAGTTTTATCAACCCCAACTATATTATTTTTATGTTATTTGGGTTTGCCATTTTATTGCATGGTAGTTTTTTCAAATTCAATCAAGCGGTAAGTGAAGGCATTGGAGGTTCTGCGGGTATTATGATTCAATTTCCTTTTTATGCAGGTATCATGGGCATTATGATTGGTTCTGGTTTGGTAGATGTTTTTTCAAACGCATTTACCGAAGTTTCTACCACAACTACCTTCCCCATTTTTACATTTTTTTCGGCAGGACTAGTAAACATATTCGTTCCAAGCGGTGGTGGGCAATGGCTGGTACAGGGTCCCATCCTAATCGAAGCTTCTCAACAATTGCATGTTCCAATTGAAAAAAGTATTATGGCGCTTTGTTATGGCGATCAGATTACCAATATGTTACAGCCTTTTTGGGCGCTTCCACTGTTGGGCATTACAGGTTTAAAAGCAAAAGAAATTCTTCCTTACACGGTATTTTTATTACTAATAGGAGTCGTTATATTCTGTTCAATTTTAATTTTGTTCTAA
- a CDS encoding asparaginase domain-containing protein, which yields MMKKKILALVTGGTFDKEYNMIKGELYFKDTHLPEIFERGRSTLDITVRTLMMIDSLEMTEDDRSIIAQNCKRCNFEHIIITHGTDTMVETAKYLAEAGIEGKTIVLLGAMIPYKFGMSSDGFFNLGAALAFAQCMPPGIYIAMHGECFNWDDVRKNRETGYFVHTKAVE from the coding sequence ATGATGAAAAAGAAAATTCTAGCCTTAGTAACAGGCGGCACTTTTGACAAAGAATACAACATGATCAAAGGAGAACTTTATTTCAAAGACACTCATTTACCAGAAATTTTTGAAAGAGGTCGTTCTACTCTAGACATTACCGTTCGAACGTTGATGATGATTGATAGCTTAGAAATGACGGAAGATGATCGATCCATTATTGCCCAAAATTGCAAACGTTGTAATTTTGAACACATTATTATCACGCATGGAACCGACACTATGGTAGAAACAGCCAAGTACTTAGCTGAAGCTGGCATTGAAGGAAAAACCATCGTTTTATTGGGCGCTATGATTCCTTATAAATTTGGAATGTCTTCGGATGGTTTTTTCAATTTAGGGGCTGCCCTAGCTTTTGCTCAATGTATGCCTCCTGGCATTTATATCGCCATGCACGGAGAGTGTTTTAATTGGGACGATGTTCGCAAAAATAGAGAAACGGGTTATTTTGTTCATACTAAAGCCGTAGAATAA
- a CDS encoding zinc ribbon domain-containing protein, translating to MKNCLSCNTTLLPNALFCHNCGKQADGDGVVCFACNNLNPKGARFCSRCGTPINIQYTPKPNISPVYGLDFNDIPTLPTQLSEAFRVSISLALEAENNTEKEALFLQTFEKSTFKQNYLEEATILMTQEFEDIFEERGISAFKVIEHEVEKQFAALLERFFIEYCNPLLPHQLSKQILHYQEASFLTTNLHRMVNAYLYLDEEALIAYSNAIDIPLKKLKNARSTFFSPEAGEIPYAFIDHTLLRSGKEGCILTAKAIYWKAYFQKSARIEYLDIQKLNYYKDRVEINDIYLNINPSINYKIYRLLTRLRTLSY from the coding sequence ATGAAAAACTGCCTAAGTTGCAATACTACCCTGCTTCCTAATGCTTTATTTTGTCATAATTGTGGCAAACAAGCAGACGGAGATGGTGTTGTTTGTTTTGCCTGCAACAACCTTAATCCCAAAGGTGCTAGGTTTTGTTCTAGATGTGGTACGCCAATCAACATTCAATATACTCCTAAGCCTAATATCTCACCTGTTTATGGCTTAGATTTTAACGACATTCCAACATTACCAACACAACTCTCAGAAGCATTTAGGGTGTCAATTAGTTTGGCATTAGAAGCTGAAAACAACACTGAAAAAGAAGCACTTTTTCTCCAGACTTTTGAAAAAAGCACTTTCAAGCAAAATTATTTGGAAGAAGCAACCATTCTAATGACACAAGAGTTTGAAGACATATTTGAGGAACGAGGAATTAGTGCCTTCAAGGTAATTGAACACGAAGTAGAAAAACAATTTGCTGCATTGTTGGAACGTTTCTTTATTGAATATTGCAACCCCTTGCTGCCCCACCAACTTTCTAAACAAATTCTGCATTATCAGGAAGCTAGCTTTCTAACAACTAACTTGCACAGAATGGTCAATGCCTATTTGTACCTAGATGAAGAAGCACTGATCGCTTATAGTAATGCCATTGATATTCCTCTAAAAAAACTTAAAAATGCTCGCTCAACATTTTTTAGTCCTGAAGCGGGGGAAATTCCGTATGCTTTTATTGATCACACATTACTTCGTTCAGGCAAAGAGGGGTGTATTTTAACGGCTAAGGCAATTTACTGGAAAGCTTATTTTCAAAAATCAGCTCGAATTGAATATTTGGATATTCAAAAGTTAAATTATTATAAAGATCGAGTGGAGATTAACGATATTTACTTAAATATCAACCCTAGTATCAATTATAAAATATATCGTTTACTAACACGATTGCGCACCCTCTCCTATTAA
- a CDS encoding peptidase M61, which yields MKFLALLLSFLFISNAALIAQQAEQTEAYQYNIDLNNVQEDQLSVELIVPNEITDKDLTFKFPKIIPGTYEISDYGQFVSSLKAFDKKGREFGVERVDQNTWKIAGKKIYRITYLIQDSWDADIRKAVFEPSGTNIEALKNYVLSANGCFGFFEGKEKLPYVVTYNRPSNFYATTSLKRIGGDFDSDVFKAQDYHELVDAPIMYCVPDTVNFKLGYGDIQISVYSPNGLVTAKDVAEKVRPMLEAQNQYLGNILPVDRYSFIIYLSPTGYPSGAAGALEHARSSLFCLIEEKPEKISKMIVDIASHEFFHMVTPLYIHSEEIHNFDFVDPKMSKHLWLYEGVIEYMAQHMQAKYDLVSDEAFLKTLRDKLKNSNRFKQGMSLTEMSKNCLVEPYAKQYQNIYYKGAILAMCLDLELLKLSKGKYDIQMLLRDLSGFYGQDTPFKDEELFQKIIEITGFKQLKSFFEKYIEGTETPDYNVFVKPFGVEYLEEATVDEISPLGGIENGVIGRDSLDRFYIRKHEKLDKFGKEFIGLQKDDVILKWDGKPFTIKTASAVLFGFLGGVKAGDNLNIVILRKDENGKEVEIEKNIEVVKIPTMKKHVFRMVENPTDEQLRMRKRWLSK from the coding sequence ATGAAGTTTTTAGCATTACTCCTATCGTTTTTATTTATTTCAAATGCTGCGCTAATTGCGCAACAAGCCGAACAAACAGAAGCGTATCAATATAACATTGATTTAAATAATGTTCAAGAGGATCAATTATCAGTTGAGCTTATTGTTCCCAATGAAATAACAGATAAGGATTTAACATTTAAGTTTCCTAAGATTATCCCTGGCACTTACGAGATTTCTGATTATGGTCAGTTTGTAAGCAGCCTAAAAGCTTTTGATAAAAAAGGTCGTGAATTTGGAGTAGAGAGAGTTGATCAAAATACATGGAAAATTGCTGGTAAAAAGATCTACAGAATCACTTACTTGATTCAAGATAGCTGGGATGCAGATATTCGCAAAGCTGTTTTTGAACCAAGTGGAACCAATATTGAAGCTTTAAAAAATTATGTTTTGAGTGCCAATGGGTGTTTTGGTTTTTTTGAAGGCAAGGAAAAATTACCCTATGTCGTTACGTACAATCGCCCTTCTAATTTTTATGCGACAACATCATTAAAACGTATCGGTGGTGATTTTGACTCTGACGTTTTTAAAGCTCAAGATTATCACGAATTGGTAGATGCACCTATCATGTATTGTGTGCCAGATACCGTGAATTTCAAATTGGGGTATGGAGACATTCAAATTTCTGTTTATTCTCCCAATGGACTTGTAACGGCTAAAGATGTTGCCGAAAAGGTACGTCCAATGCTAGAAGCACAAAATCAATATTTAGGAAATATTCTTCCAGTAGATCGCTATTCATTTATCATCTACTTATCTCCTACTGGTTATCCTTCAGGTGCTGCGGGTGCTCTAGAACACGCACGTTCTTCTCTCTTCTGTTTGATTGAAGAAAAGCCTGAAAAAATTTCAAAAATGATTGTAGATATTGCTTCTCATGAGTTTTTTCATATGGTGACTCCCTTGTATATCCACTCTGAAGAAATTCATAACTTTGACTTTGTGGATCCTAAAATGTCAAAACATTTGTGGTTGTATGAAGGTGTCATCGAATATATGGCTCAACATATGCAAGCTAAGTATGATTTAGTTTCTGACGAAGCATTCTTAAAAACCTTACGTGACAAGTTGAAAAACTCCAATCGCTTCAAACAAGGGATGTCTTTAACAGAAATGAGTAAAAACTGTTTGGTAGAGCCTTATGCAAAGCAATACCAGAATATTTATTATAAAGGAGCTATCCTGGCAATGTGTCTAGATTTGGAATTGTTAAAACTATCCAAAGGTAAATACGATATTCAAATGCTACTAAGAGATTTGTCTGGCTTTTATGGTCAAGACACTCCTTTTAAAGATGAAGAGTTGTTCCAAAAAATAATTGAAATTACAGGCTTCAAACAACTAAAGAGTTTCTTTGAAAAATATATCGAAGGAACAGAAACACCTGATTATAACGTCTTTGTAAAGCCATTTGGTGTCGAATACCTAGAAGAAGCAACTGTGGACGAAATTTCTCCTCTTGGTGGAATTGAAAATGGCGTTATTGGAAGAGATTCCCTAGATCGTTTTTATATTCGTAAACACGAAAAATTGGATAAATTTGGAAAAGAATTCATTGGACTACAAAAAGATGATGTTATCCTAAAATGGGATGGAAAACCATTTACTATAAAAACAGCATCGGCTGTTTTGTTCGGCTTCTTGGGTGGTGTCAAAGCAGGTGATAATCTAAATATTGTTATCCTTCGTAAAGACGAAAATGGAAAAGAAGTAGAAATTGAAAAAAATATTGAAGTTGTTAAAATTCCCACTATGAAAAAACACGTTTTCAGAATGGTAGAAAATCCAACTGACGAGCAACTAAGAATGCGCAAACGCTGGTTGTCTAAATAA
- a CDS encoding FG-GAP-like repeat-containing protein — protein sequence MKIMRTISLCLIALIWFGLESSYAQLPTGYVQQIGTSIRIDTSSTGRLSSPSAVDIDNDGDLDIFSGTNQGKVIFYENIGSSTNPIWQLNNTQNPFDTVDVAGTVTNELQITFTDIDNDNDFDAFTSAKLNYSNYQVDDVIFWENTGTVTSPIFTRRGGLTSNSSGASPLNPLDRTQLGNFPGTGFADIDNDGDLDMVGGSGSLQYFENTGTANNPVFVERAGAQNPFDGLTSGIFLHPDLIDYDGDGDIDLMLGNNAGGVEFYENTGTVTTPNYVLMTQSPFDTIDVGQFSTTAFGDFDNDGVLEFLAGEYNGGFYYFEPDYPCPTVNITNNQTTFCSNEGPIALTVDSTGGTFTGSGVTGTSFSPISAGIGTHTVTYTYSNGSGCTVSATQNFTVIASPTVMASSTDTVVCSGESITLTGIGAASYVWDNGAVDGIAFVPSGTTTYNVTGTDGNGCSAIGNLTITVDTLPIVMASSTDTVVCSGESITLTGIGATGYVWDNGAVDGIAFVPSATTTYNVTGTDGNGCSAIGNLTITVDTLPTVMASSTDTVVCSGESITLTGIGAASYVWDNGAVDGIAFVPSATTTYNVTGTDGNGCIAIGNLTITVDTLPTVMASSTDTVVCSGESITLTGIGATGYVWDNGAVDGIAFVPSATTTYNVTGTDSNGCSAIGNLTITVDTLPIVMASSTDTVVCSGESITLTGIGAASYVWDNGAVDRIAFVPSATTTYNVTGTDGNGCSATGNLTITVDTLPIVMASSTDTVVCSGESITLTGIGAASYVWDNGAVDGIAFVPSATTTYNVTGTDGNGCSATGNLTITVDTLPIVMASSTDTIVCSGESIILTGIGAAGYVWDNGAVDGIAFVPSTTTTYNVTGTDSNGCSATGNLTITVDTLPIVMASSTDTVVCSGESITLTGIGAASYVWDNGAVDGIAFVPSGTTTYNVTGTDGNGCTANTQLTIQVTSIDTSLSLVGNTLMATTMAATYQWVNCDNNQWINGATNSTFTPDSTGNYAVIITNNNCVDTSNCYNILVVGMTMLNSPIFDSVKVFPNPNTGTFTLEFINAKYESKTIEIINSVGQIVYQTTTSNDKEQVHLHNIRSGLYVIYINGLYTQKIIIK from the coding sequence ATGAAAATAATGAGAACAATAAGTTTATGCTTAATTGCGCTAATATGGTTTGGTCTAGAATCTAGTTATGCACAACTCCCAACGGGATACGTACAACAAATAGGAACCTCTATACGAATAGATACGTCTAGCACAGGGCGATTGAGTTCTCCTTCTGCTGTGGATATTGATAACGATGGTGATTTAGATATTTTTTCTGGAACGAATCAAGGAAAAGTTATTTTTTATGAAAATATAGGTAGCTCAACCAATCCTATTTGGCAATTAAATAATACTCAAAATCCATTTGATACGGTAGATGTGGCAGGAACTGTTACCAATGAGTTACAAATTACATTCACAGATATAGATAATGATAATGATTTTGATGCTTTTACTTCTGCTAAATTAAATTACAGTAATTACCAAGTAGATGATGTGATTTTTTGGGAAAATACAGGAACTGTTACCAGTCCTATTTTTACTCGAAGAGGAGGTCTTACTAGCAATAGCAGTGGTGCATCTCCTTTAAATCCTCTAGATAGGACACAACTTGGCAATTTTCCAGGAACGGGCTTTGCGGATATAGATAATGATGGAGACTTGGACATGGTAGGAGGAAGTGGTTCTTTACAGTACTTTGAGAACACTGGAACCGCTAATAACCCTGTTTTTGTAGAGCGAGCAGGTGCTCAGAATCCTTTTGATGGTTTAACAAGTGGTATATTTTTACATCCTGATTTAATTGATTATGATGGTGATGGAGATATTGATCTAATGTTGGGAAATAATGCAGGAGGAGTGGAATTTTATGAAAATACAGGAACCGTTACAACGCCTAATTATGTATTAATGACTCAAAGTCCTTTTGATACGATTGATGTTGGACAATTTTCAACAACTGCTTTTGGTGATTTTGATAATGATGGAGTGTTAGAATTTTTAGCAGGAGAGTACAATGGAGGTTTTTATTATTTTGAACCAGATTATCCATGTCCGACCGTTAATATAACTAATAACCAAACTACTTTTTGTAGTAACGAAGGACCAATTGCTTTAACCGTTGATTCAACAGGAGGTACATTTACTGGATCAGGCGTTACAGGAACTAGTTTTTCTCCAATCTCAGCAGGTATTGGAACGCATACGGTGACTTATACTTATTCGAATGGATCAGGATGTACCGTATCGGCAACCCAAAATTTCACAGTAATTGCTTCACCAACGGTAATGGCAAGCAGCACAGACACAGTAGTGTGTTCAGGCGAGTCAATCACCTTAACAGGAATAGGAGCGGCAAGTTATGTATGGGATAATGGAGCAGTAGATGGAATCGCTTTTGTACCAAGCGGAACAACAACGTACAATGTAACAGGAACGGATGGTAATGGTTGTAGTGCAATAGGTAACTTAACGATAACAGTAGATACCTTACCAATAGTAATGGCAAGTAGCACAGACACAGTAGTATGTTCAGGCGAGTCAATCACCTTAACAGGAATTGGAGCGACAGGTTATGTATGGGATAATGGAGCAGTAGATGGAATTGCTTTTGTACCAAGCGCCACAACAACGTACAATGTAACAGGAACAGATGGTAATGGTTGTAGTGCAATAGGTAACTTAACGATAACAGTAGATACCTTACCGACGGTAATGGCAAGCAGCACAGATACAGTAGTATGTTCAGGCGAATCAATCACCTTAACAGGAATAGGAGCGGCAAGTTATGTATGGGATAATGGAGCAGTAGATGGAATTGCTTTTGTACCAAGTGCCACAACAACGTACAATGTAACAGGAACAGATGGTAATGGTTGTATAGCAATAGGTAACTTAACGATAACAGTAGATACCTTACCAACGGTAATGGCAAGCAGCACAGATACAGTAGTATGTTCAGGCGAATCAATCACCTTAACAGGAATAGGAGCGACAGGTTATGTATGGGATAATGGAGCAGTAGATGGAATTGCTTTTGTACCAAGCGCCACAACAACGTACAATGTAACAGGAACAGATAGTAATGGTTGTAGTGCAATAGGTAACTTAACGATAACAGTAGATACCTTACCAATAGTAATGGCAAGCAGCACAGACACAGTAGTGTGTTCAGGCGAGTCAATCACCTTAACAGGAATAGGAGCGGCAAGTTATGTATGGGATAATGGAGCAGTAGATAGAATTGCTTTTGTACCAAGTGCCACAACAACGTACAATGTAACAGGAACAGATGGTAATGGTTGTAGTGCAACAGGCAACTTAACGATAACAGTAGATACCTTACCAATAGTAATGGCAAGCAGCACAGACACAGTAGTATGTTCAGGCGAGTCAATCACCTTAACAGGAATAGGAGCGGCAAGTTATGTATGGGATAATGGAGCAGTAGATGGAATTGCTTTTGTACCAAGTGCCACAACAACGTACAATGTAACAGGAACAGATGGTAATGGTTGTAGTGCAACAGGCAACTTAACGATAACAGTAGATACCTTACCAATAGTAATGGCAAGCAGCACAGACACAATAGTATGTTCAGGCGAGTCAATCATCTTAACAGGAATAGGAGCGGCAGGTTATGTATGGGATAATGGAGCAGTAGATGGAATTGCTTTTGTACCAAGTACAACAACAACGTACAATGTAACAGGAACAGATAGTAATGGTTGTAGTGCAACAGGTAACTTAACGATAACAGTAGATACCTTACCAATAGTAATGGCAAGCAGTACAGACACAGTAGTATGTTCAGGCGAGTCAATCACCTTAACAGGAATAGGAGCGGCAAGTTATGTATGGGATAATGGAGCAGTAGATGGAATTGCTTTTGTACCAAGCGGAACAACAACGTACAATGTAACAGGAACGGATGGTAATGGTTGTACAGCGAATACTCAGCTAACCATTCAAGTAACAAGTATTGATACAAGTCTAAGCTTAGTTGGAAATACATTAATGGCAACGACAATGGCTGCGACATATCAATGGGTCAATTGTGATAATAATCAATGGATTAATGGTGCAACTAATTCAACCTTTACACCTGATTCTACAGGAAACTACGCCGTTATTATTACCAACAATAACTGTGTAGATACATCAAATTGTTACAATATTTTAGTTGTAGGGATGACAATGTTAAATAGTCCTATATTTGATTCAGTTAAGGTGTTTCCAAATCCTAATACAGGCACTTTTACCTTAGAATTTATAAATGCTAAATATGAGTCTAAGACGATTGAAATTATTAACTCGGTAGGGCAAATTGTTTATCAAACGACTACATCAAATGATAAAGAGCAGGTTCATTTGCATAATATAAGAAGTGGCTTGTATGTAATTTATATCAATGGTTTATATACTCAAAAAATAATTATTAAATAA